In Alteromonas mediterranea DE, a single genomic region encodes these proteins:
- a CDS encoding copper resistance CopC family protein, translating into MKLIFSMLMVALSFSTFAHTTLKTSTPKDNAMLMSSPPELSLVFTKPVRLARVTLQSKSGETIPFEFKPSTELASAFSYELPGLPVDTYTVNWMLLGQDGHKMEGAFSFMVHASMMKHNDKKHDSTHGNH; encoded by the coding sequence ATGAAACTAATCTTTTCAATGCTCATGGTAGCCTTAAGTTTTTCTACTTTTGCTCACACAACACTTAAGACATCTACGCCTAAGGATAATGCAATGTTGATGTCATCTCCACCTGAACTATCATTGGTTTTTACCAAGCCTGTAAGGTTGGCTAGAGTAACGTTGCAATCAAAAAGTGGGGAAACCATTCCGTTTGAGTTTAAGCCAAGTACGGAACTCGCTAGTGCCTTTAGTTACGAATTACCCGGATTACCAGTAGATACATACACTGTCAATTGGATGTTGCTAGGTCAGGACGGTCACAAAATGGAAGGGGCTTTTAGTTTTATGGTGCATGCTTCAATGATGAAACATAACGATAAAAAGCACGACAGCACGCACGGCAACCATTAG
- a CDS encoding copper resistance D family protein translates to MDIWQLGLLISKFGVYLGVSALLGGGWILCITNTDIDTKFTLPASLQTTVTRHMCLFAVIGIIFSAFDFLFQVGQLAQSGYAGMFDPIMREMVTHSTLGDVAKSRLVLFASALLYLTYLGHSIRKNAFISNRSLGIFIVIALAGFGYTFTLTGHTQQLQPSFKFILAAHAVIALAWVGSLWPLSRTCVELSTPNLHHVMTKFGKSAMYPIGGLIIAGLLLAWQLVRSVSSLLDTNYGFVLLVKLLFVGAIFLIALLHKLRLVPQLLTGITSPRTLQKSIQIELCIGISILMVTVVLSTAVGPNY, encoded by the coding sequence ATGGACATTTGGCAGTTGGGGTTGTTGATTTCAAAGTTTGGTGTTTATCTCGGCGTATCAGCGCTGCTTGGTGGTGGTTGGATTTTGTGCATTACCAATACTGATATTGACACCAAATTTACTTTACCCGCAAGCTTACAAACAACGGTAACAAGGCACATGTGTTTGTTTGCGGTCATTGGCATCATTTTTAGTGCTTTTGACTTTTTGTTTCAGGTTGGGCAGCTCGCTCAATCTGGATACGCTGGTATGTTTGACCCCATTATGCGAGAGATGGTCACGCATTCAACGCTCGGAGATGTTGCAAAAAGTCGACTAGTGCTGTTCGCAAGTGCGCTACTATATTTAACCTACTTAGGTCATTCAATTAGAAAAAATGCTTTTATTTCAAATCGCTCTCTTGGAATTTTCATTGTTATTGCGTTGGCAGGATTTGGGTATACATTTACATTAACTGGGCATACTCAACAGTTACAACCTAGTTTCAAGTTTATCCTGGCTGCTCATGCCGTTATTGCGCTCGCGTGGGTGGGTTCACTCTGGCCTCTTTCAAGGACGTGCGTAGAGCTTTCTACCCCCAATTTGCACCATGTCATGACAAAATTTGGGAAATCGGCGATGTACCCCATTGGGGGGCTAATTATTGCTGGTTTACTACTGGCTTGGCAACTTGTGCGTTCTGTTAGCAGTTTGCTCGACACAAACTACGGCTTTGTATTGCTTGTTAAGCTGTTGTTTGTTGGTGCCATCTTTCTAATCGCGTTGTTACACAAACTGCGATTGGTTCCTCAGCTTTTAACCGGCATAACCAGTCCTCGAACGCTTCAAAAATCAATCCAAATCGAACTTTGTATAGGGATATCTATTTTAATGGTGACGGTGGTGTTAAGTACCGCCGTAGGCCCCAATTATTGA
- a CDS encoding YybH family protein, giving the protein MKKIYLLSIILFPLLLTNCVNAHDKTHNDTSNSPMFSGLDSDAGIIAKQFHKALSEANAETVMSLLADDVLILEGGRIERSADEYRAHHLQADMQFSSAVTTKTIEHHVRVHGNTAVSISRSHTSGNYKGRDIDRTGNETLFLTLINGQWKISHIHWSH; this is encoded by the coding sequence ATGAAAAAAATCTACTTGTTGTCAATCATACTCTTTCCTTTGCTGTTAACTAACTGTGTTAATGCTCATGATAAAACGCATAACGACACCAGTAATAGTCCTATGTTCTCAGGGCTAGACTCCGACGCAGGAATAATAGCAAAACAATTCCACAAAGCACTCTCCGAGGCTAATGCAGAGACAGTCATGAGCTTACTTGCCGATGATGTCCTTATTTTGGAAGGTGGCAGAATTGAGCGCAGTGCCGACGAATATCGTGCACATCATTTGCAAGCAGACATGCAATTTTCATCTGCCGTAACCACGAAGACGATTGAGCATCATGTTCGTGTGCATGGTAATACAGCTGTCTCCATTTCAAGAAGTCACACTTCTGGAAACTATAAAGGTCGAGATATTGATAGGACAGGCAATGAAACGCTCTTTTTAACGCTGATCAATGGACAGTGGAAAATCAGTCATATTCATTGGTCTCACTAA
- a CDS encoding YybH family protein — translation MKLFYASCVVIFLATSPYIYASEQTNDETEILEMIQDIEKGWESGNGMPFYQHYLGQVGARYIESGGQNKGLEDLVKNHVEPEKEVLKRLTIDILDIETNVEGDFAWAVTTVNVSGEVRKTGAVFDKKGFQTYLFRRTDEGWKVIHSHSSTRDNKPHKHR, via the coding sequence ATGAAACTTTTCTATGCAAGCTGCGTTGTTATTTTTTTAGCCACATCACCATACATTTATGCGTCTGAGCAAACGAACGACGAAACCGAGATACTAGAAATGATCCAAGATATTGAAAAGGGGTGGGAGTCTGGTAACGGTATGCCGTTCTATCAACATTATCTTGGCCAGGTAGGTGCGCGTTACATTGAGTCAGGCGGTCAGAATAAAGGGTTAGAGGATTTGGTCAAAAATCATGTAGAGCCGGAAAAAGAGGTATTGAAACGATTGACCATTGATATTCTAGATATCGAAACAAACGTTGAAGGAGACTTCGCTTGGGCAGTTACGACAGTAAATGTTTCAGGAGAAGTACGCAAAACCGGCGCAGTTTTTGATAAAAAAGGATTTCAAACCTATTTGTTTCGCCGAACTGATGAAGGATGGAAGGTCATTCATTCGCATTCATCTACCCGTGATAATAAGCCACATAAGCACCGTTAA
- a CDS encoding heparan-alpha-glucosaminide N-acetyltransferase: protein MVVFHFAYDLRFFGWVDWNVPNGKGWREFRYVILTLFFVSVGASLVLGNYRKFSLKMFLLRLFSIAFWAAVISLFTYYFFNANWIFFGVLHFIAVASVLCVPLIRKPILSLLLGFVAVTLFNIGLVSSKWPFNLISLSLPHSPNDYVAIFPWIGVVLFGIAIGHVLKSGFDPFAKWNIPNNLTLLGRHSLAVYILHQPIFFALFGTIYWFSSSV from the coding sequence ATGGTTGTATTCCATTTTGCTTACGACCTTCGTTTCTTTGGTTGGGTTGATTGGAATGTCCCCAATGGAAAAGGGTGGAGGGAGTTTCGGTATGTAATATTGACGCTCTTCTTCGTGAGTGTAGGCGCGTCGCTCGTGCTCGGGAATTATCGAAAATTTAGTCTAAAAATGTTTTTACTGCGGCTGTTTTCCATAGCGTTCTGGGCCGCGGTAATATCGCTTTTTACGTATTATTTTTTTAATGCAAACTGGATATTCTTTGGCGTATTGCATTTTATTGCTGTAGCGAGTGTTTTGTGTGTTCCGTTGATTAGAAAACCCATATTGTCGCTGTTGTTGGGTTTTGTTGCGGTCACGTTGTTTAACATTGGCCTAGTATCCAGTAAATGGCCATTTAATCTGATCAGTTTGTCACTACCTCATTCTCCAAACGATTACGTTGCGATTTTTCCATGGATAGGTGTTGTATTGTTTGGTATTGCGATAGGGCACGTTTTGAAAAGCGGATTTGATCCGTTTGCAAAATGGAATATCCCGAATAACTTGACTCTTCTCGGACGGCATAGTTTAGCGGTTTACATATTGCATCAACCTATCTTTTTTGCGCTGTTTGGTACTATCTATTGGTTTAGCTCATCGGTGTAA
- a CDS encoding SDR family NAD(P)-dependent oxidoreductase, whose protein sequence is MLYQQTALISGASSGIGLALTKELLLSYPFIQIVALCRNPETLQQLKRSYGDRVRIECIDFTNRDCIKSLQNVVNQHTHFSYLIHCAGVVMPFGDISNVAPDEWEATQWINVEVPRLLTQICLKKFSHSRVMFLTSDLPVQPVAGASAYCVSKASLNMLCQCFQLEVDNDIAVFTTVAPGNVDTKMQETIRQASNRVLPASELMRSMFSANKLLPPRLVAQYLRQLLSDVTPNTFGSRSWNLLESIVEVSPAKQTKTDSIDTRATETSLVELASLVGGAFWSPGSAEYEENRKVFNQGVSRFPLVIIQPKTKTDIIHIVKCAKQLRLSITIKGQGHGVSGMSVLNNAIVIDMSMFKTTVLNVDKSSVNVGAGVKNSELDHFLAQHNKVVPLGTCPDVGVVGATLGGGIGFLSRKLGLSCYNVLAFGLITADGKVRQVTESQHAELFWALKGCGHGQFGVVTDITFKLHDAPQNIDGRILEWPLCHARSILRQYSKTVLSDNRSVFLYAYLSRSMEDKARISIMGFSEDSVQGLDSVAKWQDGAKLLSRRSQYVECQSNDYDSDLSLYWRNGIIEGELSDEFIETLLSCYRACPGNSGGFMLDPLCGAIQDVNADDSAFIHRNASFVCSITGITQAECDDTEVIDWVNKSFDLLLPFFNGHSYQNYDMGNGSSLALYYGQHTARLKLLKQQYDPTGLFMSSLLRPD, encoded by the coding sequence ATGTTGTATCAACAGACAGCACTAATATCAGGCGCTAGCTCTGGTATAGGACTTGCGCTTACAAAAGAGCTTCTACTCTCCTACCCTTTTATCCAGATCGTAGCACTTTGTAGAAATCCAGAAACTTTACAACAGCTTAAAAGGTCTTATGGGGATAGGGTCAGAATCGAGTGTATCGATTTCACTAATAGGGATTGTATTAAAAGCCTTCAAAACGTTGTCAATCAGCATACTCACTTTAGCTACCTGATCCATTGCGCAGGTGTTGTCATGCCATTTGGAGATATTAGCAACGTCGCCCCTGATGAGTGGGAGGCAACCCAATGGATAAATGTCGAAGTACCTCGCCTTTTAACGCAGATATGCTTAAAAAAATTTAGTCATAGCCGCGTGATGTTTTTAACCAGTGATTTGCCAGTACAACCCGTTGCTGGCGCCTCAGCTTATTGTGTGAGCAAAGCATCATTAAATATGCTGTGCCAGTGTTTTCAACTTGAAGTCGATAACGATATTGCTGTTTTTACAACTGTGGCTCCTGGAAACGTCGACACCAAAATGCAGGAAACGATAAGGCAAGCCTCAAATCGAGTTTTGCCTGCATCGGAGTTAATGCGCAGTATGTTTTCGGCAAACAAGCTTTTACCTCCCCGATTAGTTGCACAATATCTGCGACAATTGCTAAGCGATGTCACGCCAAACACTTTTGGAAGTCGTAGTTGGAATTTACTAGAGAGTATTGTTGAAGTTTCACCTGCAAAACAGACAAAAACTGATTCAATTGACACGCGTGCTACTGAAACAAGCCTGGTAGAACTGGCAAGTCTTGTTGGCGGCGCATTCTGGTCACCGGGTAGTGCAGAATATGAAGAAAACAGGAAAGTATTCAATCAAGGTGTTTCGCGTTTTCCGTTAGTAATTATTCAACCTAAGACAAAGACCGATATTATACACATTGTCAAATGTGCAAAGCAGTTGCGCTTATCCATTACAATTAAGGGTCAAGGGCATGGTGTAAGTGGCATGTCGGTCCTTAACAATGCAATTGTAATTGATATGTCGATGTTTAAAACAACTGTACTGAATGTTGATAAGAGCTCAGTAAACGTCGGCGCAGGCGTCAAAAATAGTGAATTGGACCATTTTCTAGCGCAACACAATAAAGTGGTTCCTTTGGGTACCTGTCCCGATGTTGGTGTTGTCGGCGCAACATTGGGAGGGGGGATCGGTTTTTTGTCCAGAAAGCTTGGTTTGAGTTGCTACAATGTGCTCGCGTTTGGATTGATAACTGCTGACGGTAAAGTAAGACAAGTGACAGAATCCCAACATGCGGAGTTATTTTGGGCATTAAAAGGGTGTGGCCATGGTCAATTTGGCGTTGTGACCGATATCACGTTTAAATTACACGATGCCCCCCAAAATATTGATGGCCGAATACTCGAGTGGCCATTATGTCACGCACGATCTATTCTTAGGCAATATAGCAAAACAGTGCTCAGTGATAACAGATCGGTTTTTCTATATGCATATCTCTCGCGATCGATGGAAGATAAAGCTCGAATTTCGATAATGGGGTTTAGTGAGGACTCGGTGCAGGGTTTGGATTCTGTAGCCAAATGGCAAGACGGTGCCAAATTGTTAAGTAGGCGGTCGCAATACGTTGAATGCCAATCCAATGACTACGATAGTGATCTGAGTTTGTATTGGCGAAATGGCATAATTGAAGGCGAGCTATCAGACGAATTCATTGAAACACTTTTATCGTGTTACCGAGCTTGTCCGGGAAATTCAGGTGGATTTATGCTAGACCCGCTTTGTGGCGCTATTCAGGATGTAAACGCTGACGATTCGGCATTTATTCACCGCAACGCTTCTTTCGTCTGTAGTATCACAGGGATCACTCAAGCTGAATGTGACGATACTGAAGTTATCGATTGGGTGAATAAATCTTTCGATTTGCTATTACCGTTTTTTAATGGTCATTCTTACCAAAATTATGACATGGGGAATGGGTCGTCACTTGCTCTTTACTACGGCCAACACACAGCTCGTTTGAAATTATTAAAACAACAATACGATCCTACTGGTCTGTTTATGAGCTCTCTTCTGCGCCCTGACTAA
- a CDS encoding c-type cytochrome translates to MEIASSPAQPVEVTLAKSLTVNPRDVLTRYGCQGCHQVQGAGGTLGPSLDNVISEKGRAFFLRKVKEPQFNNSSSAMPQMPITDDELEALAEFLSSI, encoded by the coding sequence ATGGAAATAGCTTCTAGTCCTGCTCAACCGGTAGAGGTGACTCTGGCTAAATCATTAACAGTCAATCCACGTGACGTACTCACTCGATATGGTTGTCAGGGGTGTCATCAAGTGCAAGGCGCAGGCGGAACACTCGGTCCATCGCTGGATAATGTTATTAGCGAAAAAGGCAGGGCATTCTTTTTGCGCAAAGTTAAGGAGCCTCAATTTAATAACTCGTCGTCCGCAATGCCGCAAATGCCGATTACAGATGATGAGCTTGAAGCTTTAGCTGAGTTTTTATCGTCCATATAG